A stretch of Polypterus senegalus isolate Bchr_013 chromosome 3, ASM1683550v1, whole genome shotgun sequence DNA encodes these proteins:
- the LOC120526577 gene encoding trace amine-associated receptor 13c-like codes for MEASHLPPQSTVWNGNTSGSTSLSKKNQITTISVFVYLFSACFVILTVSGNLIVIISISHFKQLHTPSNVLVLSLAVADFFIGIFSFPFLAIKTIENCWNFGDIFCFVYNLIGLSLTSVSISNLVFIAVDRYFAVCDPLLYSTKITVYVASVFTAISWLFSLLYTLIILNLNEIGTLGGDEGCRNDCFVMFSANFVIIDLIVTFIMPYSLMISLYLNIFIVARRHARAIRSMEQNQNCMVGIKKNISTKSERKAAKTLGIVMAVFVFCWVPYYICYLIDSFLNISAPAVVKNVLVWLAYFNSCLNPVIYAFFYPWFQKSLKLIVTCEIFAPASSLINLFVDS; via the coding sequence ATGGAAGCCTCTCATTTACCACCGCAGTCCACAGTTTGGAATGGAaatacttctggcagcacttctctctcgaaaaaaaatcaaataaccaccattagtgtttttgtttatttattttcagcctgTTTTGTGATTCTGACTGTGTCTGGAAATCTGATAGTCattatttctatttctcattttaaaCAACTCCATACTCCAAGTAATGTTCTTGTGCTGTCTCTTGCTGTTGCGGATTTCTTCATAGGGATCTTTTCATTCCCTTTTCTGGCAATCAAGAccattgaaaattgctggaattTTGGTGATATCTTTTGCTTTGTGTATAATTTGATTGGGCTTTCACTGACTTCTGTATCTATTAGCAATTTGGTTTTTATTGCTGTTGATCGTTACTTTGCTGTTTGCGATCCTTTACTGTATTCAACTAAAATAACTGTTTATGTTgcttctgttttcacagctattAGCTGGCTCTTCTCTTTGTTGTacacattaataattttaaatttgaatgaaaTCGGCACCCTAGGAGGAGATGAGGGTTGTCGAAATGACTGCTTTGTTATGTTCAGTGCTAATTTTGTAATAATTGATCTGATAGTCACGTTTATTATGCCTTATTCTCTGATGATTTctctgtatttaaatattttcatagtaGCAAGAAGACATGCAAGAGCGATTAGGTCAATGGAGCAAAATCAAAACTGCATggtaggaattaaaaaaaatatttctacaaaatcagaaagaaaagcagCTAAAACATTAGGAATTGTAATGGCTGTTTTTGTCTTTTGCTGGGTACCGTATTATATCTGCTACCTCATAGActcatttctaaacatttctgcGCCTGCTGTAGTAAAGAATGTTCTTGTATGGCTGGcttattttaattcttgcttGAACCCTGTTATTTATGCATTCTTTTATCCCTGGTTCCAAAAATCTTTAAAGCTTATTGTTACATGTGAGATATTTGCTCCCGCCTCTTCTCTGATAAATTTGTTTGTAGActcttaa